Proteins encoded together in one Chitinophaga sp. LS1 window:
- a CDS encoding FecR family protein, giving the protein MQPDPTTQLKKYFSGECSREEQQLIEQLLLTEDNAAFSAYLQAEWEALPNNVIPDQTLAAERYARLSKKMRTKPDRRIWYWAAAIALLFIIPVKFLFTGTQWETITTGTGEHKDILLADGSHVWLNCASSITFDKKFKERKITLQGEAFFTVTKDDAKPFIVSFDHYYTQVLGTSFDIKAYGAEQPIVTVTEGKVAVGVTGASNYDVLTAHERLTIFPTANTKEIIPNTARIVAWQKGEIQFHQTKLTDVISELERWYHADLVIANPNANMPTFTAVIKPNTTLEEVLQILSMTNKISYRQADNKIIITAN; this is encoded by the coding sequence GTGCAACCTGATCCAACGACGCAATTGAAAAAATACTTCTCAGGTGAATGTTCCAGAGAAGAGCAACAACTGATTGAACAGTTGTTGTTAACTGAAGACAATGCCGCCTTTTCTGCTTACTTACAGGCGGAATGGGAAGCTTTGCCAAACAATGTCATCCCCGATCAGACCCTTGCCGCTGAAAGATATGCGCGATTATCTAAAAAGATGCGCACTAAGCCAGATAGAAGAATATGGTACTGGGCGGCTGCAATTGCATTATTATTCATCATACCTGTTAAGTTTTTATTTACAGGTACACAATGGGAAACCATTACTACCGGTACTGGTGAGCATAAAGACATATTACTTGCCGATGGCTCGCATGTATGGCTGAACTGTGCCTCCTCTATTACATTTGATAAGAAGTTCAAAGAGCGGAAAATTACCCTTCAGGGGGAAGCATTTTTTACGGTCACTAAGGATGACGCTAAGCCATTTATCGTTTCGTTCGATCATTATTATACACAGGTACTCGGTACCTCGTTTGATATCAAAGCCTATGGCGCAGAACAACCGATCGTTACCGTCACCGAAGGAAAGGTGGCTGTAGGGGTAACCGGTGCATCCAACTATGATGTGCTCACTGCCCATGAGCGACTGACTATATTCCCTACTGCAAATACAAAAGAAATTATCCCAAATACTGCCCGGATTGTAGCATGGCAAAAAGGAGAAATACAGTTTCACCAGACGAAGTTAACAGACGTAATTTCCGAATTGGAAAGATGGTATCATGCCGACCTGGTGATCGCTAATCCCAATGCCAATATGCCGACGTTTACAGCGGTCATCAAGCCTAATACCACCCTGGAGGAAGTGCTGCAAATTCTGAGCATGACAAATAAGATCTCTTACCGGCAAGCAGATAATAAAATTATAATCACCGCAAACTAA
- a CDS encoding RNA polymerase sigma factor, which produces MGRNYQQLDEESLLREIKYYDRESAFQELFYRYQDRVFRYAIKIVPTREIAEEILQDVFLKVWNYRVQIDENKPFSALLFKIAKNTILNTLKQQKTHQQLTPDTIDNLAFHINPENDMVWKQYVSILNDALATLPDRCREIFQKSRFEGLSYEEIAQELGISKDTVRLQIIKSLKQLKKYLLMHPGFDAVLMVMYLVIIS; this is translated from the coding sequence ATGGGAAGGAACTATCAACAACTTGATGAGGAGTCATTATTACGCGAGATTAAATACTATGATAGGGAAAGTGCTTTCCAGGAGCTCTTTTACCGCTATCAGGACCGTGTATTCCGTTATGCCATTAAGATTGTCCCTACCAGGGAGATCGCCGAAGAAATCCTACAGGACGTATTCTTAAAAGTCTGGAATTACAGGGTACAAATAGATGAAAACAAGCCTTTCTCTGCCCTGCTCTTCAAAATCGCTAAAAACACCATTTTAAACACCTTAAAGCAGCAAAAGACTCACCAGCAGCTGACCCCAGACACCATCGACAACCTCGCTTTCCACATCAATCCTGAAAATGATATGGTCTGGAAACAATACGTTTCCATCCTGAACGACGCCCTTGCCACCCTGCCTGACCGCTGTAGAGAGATCTTCCAGAAAAGCCGGTTCGAAGGCCTCTCCTATGAAGAAATTGCCCAGGAATTGGGGATTTCTAAGGACACGGTACGCCTTCAGATCATTAAATCCCTCAAACAGCTGAAGAAATACCTGCTCATGCACCCCGGTTTTGACGCAGTTCTGATGGTCATGTACCTCGTGATTATCAGCTAA
- the msrB gene encoding peptide-methionine (R)-S-oxide reductase MsrB, with protein MRNALYLSMLLCTLFSCTGSAQQSKNKSDMHNPYYSRTDTSHLNVSNAEWKKILPADLYAVAREQATERAFTGKYWDADTKGTYYCAVCGNKLFRSDAKFASSCGWPSFFEADRPNSVLYKEDNSYGMQRIEVECARCNSHLGHIFDDGPPPTGKRFCMNSVSLDFEPDGH; from the coding sequence ATGAGAAACGCATTATACCTGAGTATGCTGTTATGTACGCTTTTCAGTTGTACCGGCAGCGCTCAGCAAAGTAAAAATAAATCAGATATGCATAACCCGTACTACTCGCGCACAGACACTTCCCATTTGAATGTCAGCAATGCGGAATGGAAAAAGATCCTGCCTGCGGATTTATATGCTGTAGCCAGAGAACAAGCTACAGAAAGGGCTTTCACCGGTAAATACTGGGATGCAGATACCAAAGGTACTTACTACTGCGCCGTTTGCGGGAATAAACTCTTCCGCTCCGACGCTAAGTTCGCCAGCAGCTGCGGTTGGCCAAGTTTCTTTGAAGCAGACCGCCCTAATAGCGTGCTCTATAAAGAAGATAACTCCTACGGTATGCAACGTATTGAGGTGGAATGTGCAAGATGTAATTCACATTTAGGTCACATCTTTGACGATGGTCCTCCACCTACAGGAAAGCGTTTCTGCATGAACTCCGTTTCCCTGGATTTTGAACCGGATGGTCACTGA
- a CDS encoding tartrate-resistant acid phosphatase type 5 family protein — MKRRTFFKQTAFSVLSTSVLSSLSTYANIDVPAAPYPLQFLAIGDWGRNGADHQLHVARQMGKWATEHPNQFIISTGDNFYPSGVISEHDPLFHYSFENVYTDFSLQWDWYPILGNHDYKSDPDAQVRYTNISRRWKMPARYYSKEFSVGKEGKVLMLFIDTNPMLPEFYDNPEYGPHVKGQHPEIQLEWINQTLAAADKDVRWKIVVGHHPMYTAGPRTTNYDTLGIRKTLEEVLEKHKVNVYLSGHDHSLQHLKSSGVTHYFISGAGSEVTPVKDGLPYSRFQAADYGFMYFSVAKDKLNVKVINHEGKLLYETLIYPVA; from the coding sequence ATGAAAAGAAGAACCTTTTTTAAACAGACAGCTTTTAGTGTATTAAGTACTTCCGTGCTTTCGTCTTTAAGTACCTACGCAAACATAGACGTTCCAGCAGCACCTTACCCTTTACAATTCCTCGCCATTGGCGACTGGGGCCGCAATGGCGCCGATCATCAGTTACACGTAGCCCGTCAGATGGGCAAGTGGGCCACCGAACACCCCAATCAATTTATTATCTCCACCGGCGATAACTTTTATCCCTCTGGTGTAATTAGTGAGCACGATCCCTTGTTTCACTATTCCTTTGAAAACGTCTATACAGATTTCTCCCTTCAGTGGGATTGGTATCCGATCCTGGGCAATCATGATTATAAATCTGATCCTGACGCCCAGGTACGATATACCAACATCAGCCGTCGATGGAAGATGCCGGCACGTTATTATTCCAAAGAGTTCTCTGTAGGAAAGGAGGGTAAGGTGTTGATGCTCTTTATTGATACGAACCCTATGTTGCCTGAATTTTATGATAACCCTGAATATGGCCCGCATGTAAAAGGGCAACACCCCGAAATACAACTGGAATGGATCAACCAGACCCTGGCTGCTGCTGACAAAGATGTACGCTGGAAGATCGTGGTAGGGCATCATCCCATGTATACTGCCGGACCACGGACTACAAATTATGATACATTGGGAATTCGTAAGACGTTGGAAGAGGTTTTAGAAAAACATAAAGTGAACGTATACCTCTCCGGTCATGACCACTCTCTCCAACACCTGAAAAGTAGCGGTGTCACCCATTATTTCATTTCCGGTGCCGGTTCTGAAGTCACTCCAGTTAAGGATGGATTGCCTTACAGCCGTTTTCAGGCGGCAGATTATGGCTTCATGTACTTCTCCGTTGCAAAAGATAAACTGAATGTAAAGGTGATCAATCACGAAGGGAAACTCCTCTATGAGACCTTAATTTACCCGGTTGCGTAA
- a CDS encoding RagB/SusD family nutrient uptake outer membrane protein translates to MKALLYIAISATLMMAAAGCTNLDVPVESQLTTIPNTQQGYVAATGSVYQKMSSQSFAVDFWRVIELSTDEAMIPNRNGSYYDNGSYIKLHKHSWTTSDLDAPWNWGYSGISECNRVLNLLSKADSSALRTQFTAEIRTMRALFYFYMMDLYGNVPITTYGSTESPTQSTRAEVFDYIESELLAAVPGLGAPATVTLEYYGRPTLWMAYALLQKLYLNAEYYTGTARYDDAVTYGNKIMSESGLSLEKSYMDLFSPDNTANNETIFVAVFDANKAQGNYFTRYTLHGTLKAKYGLNFSPSNAMCTSPEFFDLFSLTGDARDTTWLSGLQYDFAGTAVKNGSYQLNLTREITLTDAATMNVGAEVNGVSCGARSVKFYPDPNAVSRYQNNDIPVLRLADVYLMQAEALLRSGGSTTTAVELFNKVRARVSAPTVTTITLQDILDERGRELAWEGWRRNDLIRFGKWEDAWGFKTGGEGTFRRLFPIPATEIVLNANLVQNTGY, encoded by the coding sequence ATGAAAGCATTATTATATATCGCTATTTCCGCTACGCTGATGATGGCTGCAGCAGGATGTACCAACCTGGATGTGCCTGTCGAATCACAACTGACCACTATTCCAAATACACAGCAAGGCTATGTGGCGGCGACTGGTTCTGTATACCAAAAAATGTCAAGTCAGTCCTTTGCGGTTGACTTCTGGAGAGTCATAGAATTGTCTACCGATGAGGCAATGATTCCAAACAGGAATGGTAGCTATTATGACAATGGCAGTTACATCAAGTTGCACAAACATAGCTGGACTACCTCAGATCTGGATGCACCATGGAACTGGGGATACAGTGGTATCTCGGAATGTAACCGGGTATTGAACCTGTTGTCAAAAGCTGATTCCAGTGCACTGCGTACACAGTTTACGGCAGAGATCCGTACGATGCGTGCGTTGTTTTACTTCTATATGATGGACTTGTATGGCAATGTACCAATCACCACTTATGGTAGTACAGAGAGCCCTACCCAGTCTACCCGTGCAGAAGTATTTGACTATATCGAAAGTGAATTGCTGGCCGCAGTACCGGGATTAGGTGCGCCTGCTACTGTAACACTGGAATATTACGGACGTCCTACTTTGTGGATGGCGTATGCATTGCTGCAGAAGCTGTACCTGAATGCAGAATATTATACAGGTACGGCAAGGTATGATGACGCGGTTACTTATGGGAATAAGATCATGAGCGAATCAGGATTGTCATTGGAAAAGAGTTATATGGATCTGTTTAGTCCGGATAATACAGCTAACAATGAAACCATCTTTGTGGCAGTATTTGACGCCAATAAAGCACAGGGAAACTATTTTACCCGTTACACCCTGCATGGAACATTGAAGGCGAAATACGGGCTTAATTTCAGTCCTAGTAATGCCATGTGTACTTCACCTGAGTTCTTTGATCTGTTTAGTTTAACAGGTGATGCAAGAGATACGACCTGGTTATCGGGTTTACAATATGATTTTGCGGGCACTGCGGTGAAGAATGGTAGTTATCAGCTGAACCTGACCCGGGAGATTACATTGACAGATGCGGCGACTATGAATGTGGGTGCGGAGGTGAATGGTGTTTCCTGTGGTGCAAGGTCTGTCAAGTTTTATCCTGACCCGAATGCGGTGAGCCGTTATCAGAACAATGATATTCCTGTACTGAGGCTGGCGGATGTATACCTGATGCAGGCGGAAGCACTGTTGCGTAGTGGGGGTAGCACCACTACAGCCGTGGAGTTGTTTAATAAAGTACGTGCAAGGGTGAGTGCACCTACGGTGACTACAATCACCCTGCAGGATATTTTGGATGAGAGAGGTCGTGAGCTGGCATGGGAAGGTTGGAGAAGGAATGACCTGATCCGTTTTGGTAAGTGGGAAGATGCGTGGGGCTTTAAGACCGGTGGTGAGGGGACTTTTAGAAGATTGTTTCCTATCCCGGCTACAGAGATCGTGTTGAATGCAAATTTAGTGCAGAACACAGGGTATTGA
- a CDS encoding SusC/RagA family TonB-linked outer membrane protein yields MTFRGKRPFPRHAVLLLFAVLLHLKVFAQTGDIKGLIRTEKGEPLPGATVILTRNASSFSKVTRTDSIGLFRFSKVPADTGYVIKASYIGYTTHVSERYSVKANDQLSLAFKMQENNGQLSDVVVIGYGSRSRSEMVGAVTTVKKEDFNIGVYSDPVQMLQGKVAGLNISRSGNPNENAAVILRGPSSFRSGTDAYEPFYVIDGVPGASIYSVAPGDIESMEVLKDAVSTSIYGSRAANGVIIITTRKVRSGQSHLSYSTYGAVERISNTIKMASASQLRSYLAANNVTIDAINDDGVSNTDWQKEVTRTGFSHNHNLAFSGSNQQSSYGVSVNYLNNEGIIKGSAMDRLVIRTNIQHRAFKDRLKLDMNVTNSITNGKQIPSQVLSNMLTYMPTVPVKNADGSYYEDRTRTTGTSGYYNPVALINDNTIHSKSNILLINGIATVNILKGLDFTTSVSYQKQRNDTDLYYNSSSMLAQDYTGYAQRTNVSNTKKVLESFATYERRFGKHGIKLLGGYSWQEDRNGDGYQVSGYNFVSDDLKWNNLGQGNGTTVNYGDIYVSTLRLISFYGRAFYDYDGRFLFQGSLRRDGSSAFGKNNRWGYFPSASVGWNIHNERFMKDVNFVNVLKVRAGYGVVGNSTGFNAYTSRLIYGSGSSYFYYNGEWINSLTPVQNDNPDLKWERTATMNVGVDFVLFGNKLSGSVDVYDKRTTDLIGDYTVSTTQYPYSTMTANVGAMSNKGIELALSTTPVKTGKFTWTSSVTLAHNVNKITSISNDLFSASQFYTAAFSARGQSGISGYQIIKEGKPLGSFYTLQYAGKDADGRSTFVAADGTVSTDSTAFTNFRVTGSAQPKLIYGWNNTFRYGQFDLNIFVRGVYGNQILNATRADMNAPIYANTTNVPVSTLSESINDDKDHFISSRYVESGSYLRLDNATLGYSFATKKNYQLRVYASGNNLFIITKYKGIDPEINVSGQTPGIDNRSYYPKTRTFLLGLNVTF; encoded by the coding sequence ATGACATTTAGAGGAAAAAGACCGTTTCCGCGACACGCGGTGCTGCTCTTATTTGCCGTATTGCTGCATTTAAAAGTTTTTGCCCAAACGGGAGATATCAAAGGTTTGATCAGAACGGAAAAGGGAGAACCCCTGCCCGGTGCTACTGTCATCCTGACCCGTAATGCTTCTTCTTTTTCTAAGGTAACACGCACAGATTCTATCGGATTATTCCGCTTTTCAAAAGTACCTGCTGATACCGGGTATGTGATCAAAGCAAGTTACATTGGTTATACCACACACGTAAGCGAGCGCTATAGCGTAAAGGCCAATGATCAGTTATCCCTCGCATTTAAAATGCAGGAAAACAATGGTCAGCTCAGCGACGTTGTCGTTATTGGCTACGGTAGCAGAAGCCGTAGTGAAATGGTAGGGGCGGTAACCACTGTGAAGAAGGAAGATTTCAATATAGGTGTATATAGCGATCCGGTGCAGATGCTGCAAGGTAAAGTAGCAGGTCTGAATATTTCAAGAAGTGGTAACCCCAATGAAAATGCGGCTGTAATCCTCCGTGGTCCTTCTTCTTTCAGATCTGGTACGGATGCCTACGAACCTTTTTATGTGATCGATGGTGTACCAGGTGCATCTATCTATAGTGTAGCACCTGGTGATATTGAAAGTATGGAAGTGCTGAAAGACGCGGTGTCTACTTCTATCTACGGTTCCCGTGCGGCAAATGGTGTGATCATCATCACTACCCGCAAGGTGCGTTCCGGACAATCACACCTCTCTTATAGTACGTATGGTGCGGTAGAAAGAATTTCCAATACCATTAAAATGGCCTCCGCTTCCCAGCTGCGTTCTTACCTGGCTGCGAATAATGTGACCATTGATGCGATCAATGATGATGGCGTAAGTAATACTGACTGGCAGAAAGAAGTAACCCGTACCGGTTTTTCTCACAACCATAATCTGGCTTTCAGTGGTAGCAACCAGCAATCTTCTTATGGTGTGAGTGTGAACTACCTGAACAATGAAGGTATCATCAAAGGATCTGCTATGGATCGACTGGTGATCCGCACCAATATACAACATCGTGCTTTTAAGGATCGGCTGAAGCTGGATATGAATGTGACCAACAGTATCACCAATGGTAAACAGATCCCTTCTCAGGTGCTGAGCAATATGCTTACTTATATGCCTACTGTACCTGTGAAGAATGCAGATGGTAGCTATTATGAAGACAGAACACGTACTACTGGTACCAGTGGTTATTACAACCCGGTAGCGCTGATCAATGATAATACCATTCACAGCAAGTCAAACATCCTGTTGATAAATGGTATTGCAACTGTGAATATCCTGAAAGGACTGGATTTTACTACCTCCGTTTCTTATCAGAAACAGCGCAATGATACAGATCTGTATTATAACAGTTCTTCTATGCTGGCACAGGATTATACAGGGTATGCACAACGTACGAATGTGTCCAATACCAAGAAAGTACTGGAATCATTCGCCACCTATGAAAGACGATTCGGTAAGCACGGCATTAAATTGCTGGGTGGTTATAGCTGGCAGGAAGATCGCAATGGCGATGGTTACCAGGTGAGCGGTTATAACTTTGTATCTGACGATCTGAAGTGGAATAACCTGGGTCAGGGTAATGGTACGACGGTCAACTATGGTGATATCTATGTGTCTACCCTGAGACTGATCTCTTTTTATGGCAGGGCCTTTTATGATTATGATGGTCGATTCCTGTTTCAGGGATCTCTGCGTCGTGATGGTTCTTCTGCATTTGGTAAGAATAATCGTTGGGGCTATTTCCCTTCTGCATCCGTGGGTTGGAATATCCACAATGAACGTTTCATGAAAGATGTGAATTTTGTGAATGTACTGAAGGTACGTGCTGGTTATGGTGTGGTGGGTAATTCTACCGGCTTCAATGCTTACACTTCCCGTTTGATCTATGGTAGCGGTTCTTCTTACTTCTATTATAATGGCGAATGGATCAATTCCCTGACACCTGTACAAAATGATAATCCTGATCTGAAATGGGAGCGTACCGCTACGATGAACGTAGGTGTGGATTTCGTATTGTTCGGCAATAAACTGAGTGGTAGTGTGGATGTGTACGACAAGCGTACGACTGATCTGATTGGCGATTACACGGTATCTACTACACAATATCCTTATAGCACAATGACCGCGAATGTGGGTGCCATGAGCAATAAGGGTATTGAACTGGCACTGAGCACAACACCTGTAAAGACAGGTAAGTTTACCTGGACATCATCCGTCACCCTGGCGCACAATGTGAATAAGATCACTTCTATCTCCAACGACCTGTTTAGTGCATCGCAGTTTTACACGGCAGCATTCAGTGCACGCGGACAATCTGGTATCAGTGGCTACCAGATCATTAAAGAAGGAAAGCCGTTGGGTTCTTTCTATACCCTGCAATATGCGGGTAAAGATGCAGATGGCAGGTCTACTTTCGTAGCCGCTGATGGTACGGTGTCTACAGATAGTACTGCATTCACGAATTTCCGTGTCACCGGTTCTGCACAACCTAAGTTAATCTATGGCTGGAACAATACTTTCCGTTATGGCCAGTTCGACCTCAACATCTTTGTACGCGGGGTGTATGGCAACCAGATCCTGAATGCCACCCGTGCTGATATGAATGCACCTATTTATGCCAATACCACCAATGTACCCGTAAGTACATTATCTGAATCTATCAATGACGATAAGGATCATTTCATTTCCAGCCGTTATGTAGAGAGCGGTTCTTACCTGCGACTGGACAATGCTACTCTGGGGTATTCATTTGCTACAAAGAAGAACTATCAGTTGCGTGTGTATGCTTCGGGCAATAACCTGTTCATCATTACAAAGTACAAAGGGATAGATCCTGAAATCAACGTGTCTGGACAGACACCAGGCATTGACAACCGTAGTTACTATCCTAAAACCCGTACGTTCCTGCTGGGATTGAATGTTACATTTTAA
- a CDS encoding FecR family protein yields the protein MKITSEQVARFITNNCSPEEAEMLAAWFAEHPDDLISTPEWEEFVTQQRIPEETDAAMWQYITQHTKRTPKVYYFRRIAAAAAVIGIIGASVLLWKPQQQRYLQATLVDTTTVRYTLISNDKKHDQTYQLEDGTTVVLSSGSKLKHVLHFGRQQRYIQLEGKAFFDVAKDKDRPFTVEAGGLTTTALGTSFRITALKGEVHVQLISGKVVVKKASTTFKPVYLNPGQQLVFNTQQEKAIVSDNKLPSLKTTPATIAANETKGQVFHQEPLKNVFLTLQSYYHTSITFDEQQLKNMKFSGTYADTDSVADLLSVITLVNGLKLEKTATGYNITR from the coding sequence ATGAAGATCACCAGCGAACAGGTTGCACGTTTTATTACCAACAATTGTAGTCCGGAAGAAGCGGAAATGCTCGCTGCGTGGTTTGCTGAACACCCAGATGACCTGATCAGTACACCTGAATGGGAGGAATTCGTTACACAGCAACGCATACCTGAAGAAACAGATGCGGCTATGTGGCAATACATTACCCAACACACTAAGCGTACACCGAAGGTTTATTACTTCCGCAGAATAGCTGCTGCAGCTGCTGTCATTGGAATAATAGGCGCAAGTGTGCTCCTGTGGAAACCACAGCAACAACGGTACTTACAGGCTACGCTGGTAGACACTACCACCGTAAGGTATACCTTGATCAGTAACGACAAAAAGCATGACCAGACTTACCAGCTGGAAGATGGTACTACAGTCGTACTCTCTTCAGGTAGTAAACTGAAACATGTTTTGCACTTCGGGCGTCAGCAACGTTATATTCAATTAGAAGGTAAAGCCTTCTTTGATGTAGCGAAAGACAAAGACAGGCCATTTACTGTAGAAGCGGGCGGATTGACCACGACTGCATTGGGTACATCCTTCCGTATCACTGCTTTAAAAGGCGAAGTACACGTACAACTGATCTCTGGTAAAGTAGTGGTGAAAAAGGCCAGCACCACTTTTAAACCAGTATACCTGAATCCCGGCCAACAATTGGTATTTAACACGCAGCAGGAGAAAGCTATCGTATCTGATAACAAGCTGCCTTCGCTGAAAACCACACCTGCAACGATTGCCGCTAATGAGACTAAAGGACAAGTGTTTCACCAGGAACCACTGAAAAATGTGTTCCTTACTTTACAAAGTTATTATCATACCAGTATCACCTTCGACGAACAACAGTTGAAGAATATGAAGTTCTCCGGTACTTATGCCGATACTGACAGTGTAGCAGATCTGCTCTCTGTCATTACACTGGTGAATGGATTAAAACTCGAAAAAACAGCTACAGGGTACAACATCACCCGATAA
- a CDS encoding sigma-70 family RNA polymerase sigma factor, with protein MCQRYTVADIKEGNQKAFSSVYEEYKDKLYFLLLGRTKSAYLAQEVVQKTFVKVWTHRDTLNPDINIDVQIFRIARSLMIDELRKLAVEKKRMGVVATTESDDSVNNQYQARETRIAIEKILSAMPEQGQLVFRLSREEGKTYNEIAQQLSISPKTVEYHISRILSVLRKALLLVLLMLTNY; from the coding sequence ATGTGCCAACGTTATACCGTAGCAGACATTAAGGAGGGTAATCAAAAAGCCTTCTCGTCTGTTTATGAAGAGTATAAGGATAAGCTGTATTTCCTCCTGCTGGGCAGGACAAAATCAGCGTACCTGGCACAGGAAGTCGTACAGAAAACCTTTGTAAAGGTCTGGACCCACCGCGATACACTCAATCCTGATATTAATATAGATGTACAAATTTTCCGCATTGCCCGCTCTCTCATGATCGATGAGTTGCGTAAACTAGCTGTTGAGAAAAAACGCATGGGCGTAGTAGCAACTACTGAATCAGACGATAGCGTCAATAACCAGTATCAGGCACGCGAAACCCGCATTGCCATTGAAAAAATTCTCAGTGCCATGCCGGAACAGGGCCAACTGGTGTTCCGCCTTAGCAGAGAAGAAGGAAAGACCTATAATGAAATAGCACAACAACTGTCTATTTCCCCCAAAACGGTTGAATACCATATCTCCAGGATACTAAGTGTGCTGCGCAAAGCCCTCCTCCTCGTCCTCCTAATGTTAACAAATTATTAA
- a CDS encoding MBG domain-containing protein: protein MNRLLIALCFICLNGYGQKKYGDPDFALNIPDTLQATSSDTSVARVFLEDHKWMVQIMKAGVVDITTDSTVEKITIDKAPLTITAQSFTKCYGMPDPTFTVTYKGWVYDESDSVLSSHPTVRADATNVLIPSGASAENYDITYVNGMLTVNKLPVASITADKGTVICGLKTLPLSAAGKYAYTWMRNDSIAGKGNSLEVSAPGDYKAIAVDVNGCSNTSNVIAMTQVLAPVVDFTFASGCTGTSVYFTNKTKATGAVDYSWHSGDGQSSENNSASFTYAKVGTYTVVLTATPLSCPSLGGTSIHDVKITEPMAAKALPTVKAEPGKPVQLNARKMEGMAYEWSPNNGLTDTKVSDPKVTLKAPETYLIKMMQKNGCVTTDTLRVSVANPKAFMVQEEFSPNGDKQNDLLQVYAKTIKTITSFDILDSMGNQVYQKPKKGEVAWDGTNMKGKKVPEGIYIWMAVGNDYYGKVVREQGTVKLTR, encoded by the coding sequence ATGAATCGATTACTCATTGCATTGTGTTTCATTTGTTTAAATGGATATGGACAGAAAAAATACGGGGACCCGGATTTTGCGCTGAATATCCCCGATACCCTACAGGCCACATCTTCGGATACCAGTGTGGCAAGGGTGTTCCTGGAAGATCACAAATGGATGGTGCAGATTATGAAAGCGGGGGTAGTGGATATTACTACCGACAGCACGGTTGAAAAAATCACGATTGACAAGGCACCATTGACCATTACAGCACAAAGTTTTACAAAATGTTATGGTATGCCAGATCCTACCTTTACTGTAACTTATAAAGGATGGGTGTATGATGAATCGGATAGCGTTTTGAGTAGTCATCCTACTGTGAGGGCAGATGCTACGAATGTATTGATACCCTCAGGAGCGAGTGCTGAGAACTATGATATTACTTACGTGAATGGAATGCTGACGGTGAATAAATTGCCTGTAGCGTCAATTACCGCTGATAAGGGAACGGTTATTTGTGGCCTGAAGACATTGCCGTTAAGCGCAGCTGGCAAGTATGCATATACATGGATGAGGAATGATTCTATTGCGGGTAAAGGCAACTCTTTGGAGGTGTCGGCTCCCGGCGATTATAAGGCAATTGCCGTGGATGTAAATGGATGTTCCAATACTTCGAATGTGATTGCTATGACACAGGTATTGGCGCCTGTTGTTGATTTTACTTTTGCCAGCGGTTGTACGGGTACTTCTGTTTATTTTACTAACAAAACAAAGGCCACAGGCGCGGTAGATTATAGTTGGCATAGTGGCGATGGGCAGAGTAGTGAGAATAACAGTGCGAGCTTTACTTATGCAAAGGTCGGTACATACACCGTTGTATTGACGGCTACGCCACTCAGCTGTCCATCTTTGGGTGGCACAAGTATTCATGATGTGAAAATTACTGAACCAATGGCCGCGAAGGCATTGCCAACTGTGAAAGCGGAGCCGGGTAAGCCCGTGCAGCTGAATGCAAGAAAGATGGAAGGTATGGCATATGAATGGTCGCCTAATAATGGATTGACTGATACAAAGGTGAGTGATCCAAAAGTAACTTTGAAAGCACCGGAAACTTATCTTATTAAGATGATGCAGAAGAATGGCTGTGTGACCACCGATACATTGAGAGTCAGTGTGGCCAATCCAAAAGCATTTATGGTGCAGGAAGAGTTTTCACCAAATGGAGATAAACAGAATGACCTGTTGCAGGTATATGCAAAGACCATCAAGACGATCACTTCTTTTGATATCTTAGATAGCATGGGCAACCAGGTGTATCAGAAACCGAAGAAAGGTGAAGTTGCCTGGGATGGTACGAATATGAAAGGAAAGAAAGTGCCGGAAGGAATTTATATCTGGATGGCAGTGGGGAATGATTATTATGGAAAGGTGGTGAGAGAACAGGGAACTGTAAAACTGACAAGATAA